Proteins from a single region of bacterium:
- a CDS encoding ankyrin repeat domain-containing protein has protein sequence MTKRFFSCLLLTLSIGLTWTGRARANPLHDLAASYSVTDNELRTTVKKYAARINEQDNLGRTPLHIAVACFHRPTVAAFLNAGANPNIRDSRTYDGNYRGTGTISGYAPLHIAVHNRDRETAELLLAGGAAVNMSTQRGGLTPLKMALAEAPELVGLLISAGAGGKNAGEALLWAVAMENADAVGKLISSGVDVNAQFLTLDRYMREVKGRTALHQAAEGKHPRMVEVLLNQGVRVDVADERGDTPLHLAAAVGDPESVALLLDKGADPTLKDNAGATAAKLGLESGNQDVTGLMLVAVRGLADAAEPKPTPTQPTEEPRPTRADPAENVTRVYIDVRDTLNVPGPDGETWLHHIALSGMPEVLRNLLKAGGNPNARNRDGETPLHEAACAGLVTVAEVLVNAHADVNATCKAGRTPMHVAASLGRGAFVQFLIDKGASVPARDNAGLTPLHCAVLGAIMTGRSEALDVLLKAGADVNARDAQGVTPLGLVLHAKRDDLVDKLRRQGATE, from the coding sequence ATGACTAAGCGGTTCTTCTCCTGCCTGCTCCTGACGCTGTCCATCGGCCTCACCTGGACTGGTCGCGCCCGGGCCAACCCACTGCATGATCTGGCTGCATCGTACTCTGTGACCGACAATGAGCTCCGCACGACCGTCAAGAAGTACGCCGCCAGGATCAACGAGCAGGACAACCTCGGCCGGACGCCCCTGCACATCGCCGTAGCCTGTTTCCACCGGCCAACAGTTGCCGCCTTCCTGAATGCCGGTGCCAACCCGAACATCCGCGACTCCAGGACGTACGACGGCAACTACAGAGGCACCGGGACGATCAGCGGCTACGCCCCTCTACACATCGCCGTCCACAATCGGGACCGCGAGACCGCTGAGCTGCTCCTGGCAGGCGGTGCGGCCGTGAACATGTCCACCCAGCGCGGAGGCTTGACCCCGCTCAAGATGGCGCTTGCCGAGGCGCCGGAACTCGTCGGGTTGTTGATCTCCGCGGGGGCCGGCGGCAAGAATGCGGGTGAAGCACTACTGTGGGCAGTGGCGATGGAGAATGCAGACGCTGTGGGCAAACTGATCAGCAGCGGCGTCGACGTCAATGCCCAGTTCCTAACCCTGGATCGATACATGCGTGAAGTCAAGGGGCGTACGGCCTTGCACCAGGCTGCCGAAGGCAAGCACCCTCGCATGGTGGAGGTGCTACTGAACCAGGGTGTTAGGGTTGATGTGGCGGACGAACGTGGAGACACCCCATTGCACCTGGCAGCCGCCGTTGGGGATCCCGAGTCCGTTGCGCTGCTACTGGATAAGGGCGCAGACCCCACCCTCAAGGACAACGCCGGAGCGACCGCGGCCAAGCTGGGCCTGGAGAGCGGCAACCAGGACGTGACCGGCTTGATGCTCGTGGCAGTGCGGGGGCTCGCTGACGCCGCGGAGCCCAAACCGACACCCACTCAGCCGACGGAGGAGCCCAGGCCGACACGCGCTGACCCGGCCGAGAATGTGACGAGGGTATACATTGACGTTCGCGATACGCTGAACGTGCCGGGCCCGGACGGTGAGACGTGGCTCCACCACATCGCACTGAGCGGCATGCCGGAAGTGCTGCGGAATCTGTTGAAGGCGGGTGGGAACCCGAATGCCCGGAATCGGGATGGTGAGACGCCACTGCACGAGGCCGCTTGCGCCGGCCTGGTTACCGTAGCTGAGGTTCTGGTCAATGCTCACGCCGACGTCAACGCCACGTGCAAGGCCGGTAGGACGCCCATGCACGTCGCAGCGTCACTGGGGCGGGGAGCGTTCGTCCAGTTCCTGATTGACAAGGGAGCCAGCGTGCCGGCCAGGGACAACGCTGGCCTGACACCGCTACACTGCGCCGTACTCGGGGCGATCATGACGGGTCGTTCGGAGGCGCTGGATGTCCTACTCAAGGCGGGGGCGGACGTCAACGCCCGTGACGCGCAAGGCGTGACGCCGCTGGGACTCGTCCTTCACGCCAAGCGGGACGATCTCGTGGACAAGCTTCGGCGTCAGGGCGCGACTGAGTGA
- a CDS encoding DegT/DnrJ/EryC1/StrS family aminotransferase, which translates to MSDKYVYIGSEEKELIGAVVDSQELWRGAGDEGPVAMFEDEFAAHLGRRYVHANCSGTCANEAALAALGLEPGDEVIVTPCSFIASSIAPVGLGLVPVFADVDPRNFVLTAETIEAALTPRAKAVVVVHLWGQPANMGPILQVAKKHGLKVVEDCAQCYDGVWQGKLTGTIGDTACWSLQQSKHLTSGEGGIIATDDEEAYKRTVLFCNCGMPWYRFGVARPSSPPVGPLLTRGHFAFGHNYRMSNLQGAAALGQLHQIERLKARRKQVADALTAALSGTPGLLLPQPYPDTVPNYWAYPVMVDPATGFSAAEVAQWVSEAGGSVGRYAEINYLEACYQQMEAARRTSIGIPLPDYVHYKQGVCPQAEATAQQLIMFGVMPWNDDEAVARNCEVLRGVMEKRA; encoded by the coding sequence ATGAGCGACAAGTACGTCTACATCGGCAGCGAAGAGAAGGAACTGATCGGCGCGGTCGTGGACTCGCAGGAGCTGTGGCGCGGCGCGGGCGATGAAGGCCCCGTCGCCATGTTTGAGGACGAGTTCGCCGCCCACCTCGGCCGGCGCTATGTCCATGCGAACTGCTCAGGCACCTGTGCCAACGAAGCCGCCCTCGCGGCGCTGGGCCTGGAGCCGGGCGATGAGGTCATCGTCACCCCGTGCTCGTTCATCGCCTCCAGCATCGCCCCCGTCGGCCTGGGCCTCGTGCCCGTGTTCGCCGATGTGGACCCGCGCAACTTCGTGCTGACCGCGGAGACCATCGAGGCCGCGCTCACGCCACGCGCGAAGGCCGTCGTGGTCGTACACTTGTGGGGCCAGCCCGCCAACATGGGCCCGATCCTGCAAGTCGCCAAGAAGCACGGCCTCAAGGTCGTCGAGGACTGCGCGCAGTGTTACGACGGCGTGTGGCAGGGCAAGCTCACCGGCACCATCGGCGACACCGCCTGCTGGAGCCTGCAACAGAGCAAGCACCTGACCAGTGGCGAGGGCGGGATCATCGCCACCGATGACGAGGAAGCGTACAAACGCACGGTGCTGTTCTGCAACTGCGGGATGCCCTGGTATCGCTTCGGTGTGGCGCGGCCCTCGTCGCCGCCGGTCGGCCCGCTGCTGACGCGCGGCCACTTCGCCTTCGGCCACAACTATCGCATGAGCAACCTGCAGGGCGCGGCGGCACTGGGACAGCTCCATCAGATCGAGCGCCTCAAGGCCCGCCGGAAGCAGGTCGCCGACGCCCTCACCGCGGCCCTGTCCGGCACGCCGGGCCTGCTGCTACCGCAGCCCTATCCCGACACCGTGCCCAACTACTGGGCCTACCCGGTCATGGTGGACCCGGCGACAGGCTTCAGTGCGGCCGAGGTGGCACAGTGGGTCAGCGAGGCCGGTGGGAGCGTCGGCCGGTACGCCGAGATCAACTACCTGGAGGCCTGCTACCAGCAGATGGAGGCTGCCCGCCGCACCTCCATCGGCATTCCGCTGCCCGACTACGTCCACTACAAGCAGGGCGTGTGCCCGCAGGCGGAAGCCACCGCTCAGCAGCTCATCATGTTCGGCGTCATGCCCTGGAACGACGACGAGGCCGTGGCGAGGAACTGTGAGGTCCTGCGCGGGGTGATGGAGAAGCGGGCGTAG
- a CDS encoding glycoside hydrolase → MVFNEIKFQDAATKTYIGSPSLLRLDNGDLLATHDYFGPGCPRNHEREEHLLSVYRSRDDGATWMNLTHVAGQYWSNLFAHRGAIYLLGVSQQYGSIVIRRSEDGGNTWTHAGDEKSGLLFRGGVYHDNPNYHCAPMPMLVKDGWIYRAFEDCRDARWGVGFQSLMLACPEDADLLDASNWVMSNSVPFDTAWLPEDWPPLDGPGFLEGNAVETPEGEIWNILRLHSAPLADKAVVLRVIPSPPAPLPGGEGCKASGAKPFSPLPLGEGPGVRALRQEFLRIMDFPGGMTKFTIRRDPQTGLYLTFSNNNTDPRYASQRNVLSLHTSEDLIHWTHRRTLIEDDLGLPWEQSVRLTGFQYVDWQFDGDSIIYLVRTAYDGAHNFHDANRLTFHRLARWRSPT, encoded by the coding sequence ATGGTTTTCAACGAGATCAAGTTCCAGGACGCAGCGACGAAGACGTACATCGGTAGCCCCAGCCTCTTGCGGCTCGACAACGGCGACTTGCTCGCCACCCACGACTACTTCGGCCCCGGCTGCCCGCGCAATCACGAGCGCGAGGAGCACCTGCTCTCCGTCTACCGCTCGCGCGACGACGGCGCGACGTGGATGAACCTGACCCATGTTGCCGGGCAGTACTGGAGCAACCTGTTCGCTCATCGCGGCGCCATCTATCTGCTCGGCGTGTCGCAGCAGTACGGCTCCATCGTCATCCGCCGCAGCGAGGATGGCGGCAACACCTGGACCCACGCGGGCGACGAGAAGAGCGGCCTGCTCTTCCGCGGTGGCGTCTACCACGACAACCCGAACTACCACTGCGCGCCCATGCCGATGCTCGTCAAGGACGGCTGGATCTACCGCGCCTTCGAGGACTGCCGCGACGCCCGCTGGGGCGTGGGCTTCCAGTCGCTCATGCTCGCCTGCCCGGAGGACGCGGACCTGCTCGATGCGAGCAACTGGGTCATGAGCAACAGCGTGCCTTTCGACACCGCGTGGCTGCCGGAGGACTGGCCGCCGCTGGACGGCCCGGGCTTTCTGGAGGGGAATGCCGTCGAGACGCCGGAGGGCGAGATCTGGAACATCCTGCGCCTCCACTCCGCACCGCTGGCGGACAAGGCGGTGGTGCTGCGGGTGATACCCTCACCCCCGGCCCCTCTCCCAGGGGGAGAGGGGTGCAAGGCATCGGGCGCGAAGCCGTTCTCCCCTCTCCCCCTGGGAGAGGGGCCGGGGGTGAGGGCATTGCGTCAGGAGTTCCTGCGGATCATGGACTTCCCCGGTGGCATGACCAAGTTCACGATCCGCCGCGACCCGCAGACCGGGCTCTACCTGACGTTCTCGAACAACAACACCGACCCGCGCTATGCCAGCCAGCGCAACGTGCTCAGCCTGCACACCTCCGAGGACCTGATCCACTGGACCCACCGGCGGACGCTCATCGAGGACGACCTGGGGCTGCCGTGGGAGCAGTCGGTGCGGCTGACGGGCTTTCAGTACGTGGATTGGCAGTTCGACGGCGACAGCATCATCTATCTGGTCCGCACGGCTTACGACGGTGCGCACAACTTCCATGACGCGAATCGGTTGACGTTCCATCGGCTGGCGCGGTGGCGTAGCCCCACATGA